GACAAGGCCGCGGAGATGACCGAGCTGCAGCAATGGGCGCGGTTGCGCACGCGCCTGGCCGAAAACACGCGCCGCATGCAGGACAACCATGTGGCCATCGTCGAGACGCCATCGCCCGAGTTGCGCGGTGCGCTGCGAGCCGCCGCCGCACAGACGGTGGCCGAATGGAAGCGGCAGGCCGGGCCCGCCGCGGCGGCGACACTGGAGCGTTTCCAGCACGACGCAGCGCACTGATGGCCGTGCGCCGAACGCCGGCATCGGCCCGCTTGGCACCGGCCTGGTGCTCTCCTAGACTGGGCTGCGTGTGCCGTTCTTTGGGATCGCAGCGCGGAATGACTCCGACGTGTCTTCAGCTTTCGTTTCGCGATGCCCCGCCCGGGGAAACAGCGATCCGCGCCGCGCTCGACGCGGCACAGGCCGTGCTCGAACGCTGCGGTGTGTCGCCGCGTGCGGCCTTCAAGGCCTACCAGGCCTTTGCCGCCGGCGAGGGTAACCCGGACTCACTGGCGCTGGCCTTTGCCCGCGCCGAAGCCGAAGCGATGGATACGTTGGCCGCCTACGGCTATGTCCGCTACGGCTCCGCCAGCCTGGCTGTGCTGTAGGTCGGGCGTCTCAGACCTCGGCCGATTTCCCGCCCAGCCGCCGCGCCGTCTCCGACACGTGGCGGTGGATGCGGGCCAGGAAGTCGATTTCCGCCGCCCGCGTGGGCGAGTGGCCCAGCGCCTGCGACAGGTGTGTCGCCACGAACGACGACTGCGGTGCCAACATGCTGATCAGGCGCAGCACCTCGCGGCGCGCCTGGGCAGCGTCGTAGCCGAGATGGTCGGCCAGCGCGAGCAGCGCGTCCTGGTCGATGGCGTCGTAGCGGGCCTGCACATCGGGCGCGCGTTCGTCATCGAGCGACGACAGGGCATCGGCGTCCCACTCGTTCGCATAGACCGCCGCGCAGAACAGGTGATCGTGCGCGGCCAGCCGGATGCCGTCGGGCCCGACGTGGAAATGCAGCGTGCCAGCCGAGGCATTGCGGCCACCGATCAGCAGGCAGAACACCATCCAGCGGAACAGTGAAGCCGTGGTAGTGGCCGTGTCGGCGCACAGGCGCGCACACTCGGCGACCTGCTCGACGGTGATCGGCAGGAAGCGGTATTTCGGACTCAAGCCCAGCAACTGCACCGCGGAGACGACGTAGCGCGCCTGGATGAGCGCAGTGTCGTCGCTCTTGCATCGCAGCGTGCGGTCCAGCCGCTGCACCACCGCGGCCGTTTCCGGAAACTGGCGCAGGCCGAGGAACGGTGTCTCCAGCCCGATGCTGCGGGCCAGCAGCGTGGCCCAGCAATGGTTGATGGTGGCGTAGGGCAGCCGGGCGTCTTCGCCGAGGTCCAGCCGCACGAAATGGCTCGACTGCGCGGTATTGGCCGGGGCGGCGAAGCGGCCGAGCCACATCGACACCGGCAGGCCGTTGGAGGACAGGAAGGGCAGGCGGATCGCCTCGTCTTCCTGTGACGCACCATAGCGCGCGACCGGCTCGGCCACGTGCAGCGGAATAGGGGGATTAGCCCGGCCGACGCTCTCCTTGAACTGCAGGACGAGGTCGCGTTCGGTCAGGCCGTCGGCGTGGCCGTTGGTGGGTTTGTGGCCGGAGGGGACCAGCGTGAGCGGGCCATCCAGGTTCGGTGCATGCACCGCAAGATGATCCAGCGCAGCCGCGGCGGCCTTGGGGGCTTCGCGGGCAGGCTCGGGCAACAGGTATTCGAAGAAGTTGCGTACCGGTTGGGCCTTGGCCGTATCGGCGATGTCGCCGGCGGTGCGTTGCAGCGTCGGGGTCAGGTCAAAGCCATGGGAGGCGCTCTGCCAGCGCGGATCGTAACGGAACGCCCAACCGCTGCGGCCGCACGACAATTGACCGATCAGGTGCTTGTTCAGATAGACGTCCAGCATGCGCGTGTTCAACGAGTTTGACTGGAGCGTGTATGGTCGGCTGTGCTGCAGCGCTTGCGTCCGCAACGGGGATGCTGTCAGGCAAACTGCCGCGCATCCCTTGCACGCTCCTCATCGACCGAGGCCCGAGCATAACAAAGAAAATCCAGATATAACCCGATAAAACACCGTTTCGGTGATGCAGGTTTCTGAAATCGGATTATCGGGCCACTAAAATCGATGACTGCGCGGCCGATTTTTATTGCATTTAATTCTGGATTTTTGACTTATTAATTCGCCAGGAAGTCCCGTGGTACAGCCATGTGGCGTTTCGCGATTAGCCATTTTGAGTAGGTGTTTTTTACAATTCGGTTTCGCGGAACGGGTTGAAACCGATCGTCACACCATCTGAAAGGATGTTGTGATGCCCCGGATATGGGTACGCCACCTATCCAATAACGCTTGGGGTCGGCAGGCGCATGTGCGAATTTAACAACCGATTGGTCACCGGCCAGCCGGCAGCCGTGCGGCCCGCGTCCTTGGTCAGGTCGAACGGGGGCCGGCGAGCGCCGCCCTCGCAGGGCGTCCCTCACCGGTATCAACCCGGCCGGGCCGGCGGGTGGCTTCCGGCGCTGCCCTTAACGGTCCGGGCGCAGCAGCGAATCCTTGTTGCTGGCGCCGCCGCTCCCCGCGCTGGTGTTCGCGCGCTTGCCGGGGGCCAGCACACCGGTGGACAGCGACGTGCCCAGCAGGATCACCGCGCAGCCGGCCACCATGTTCAGCGTCAGCGGTTCGTCCAGGAACAGGATGCCCCACAGCACGCCGAACACCGGGATCAGGAAGGTCACCGACACCGCGCGCGTCGGGCCGACATGGGCAACCAGCCGGAAGAACAGGATGTAGGCGATCCCCGTGCAGGCGATGCCGAGGCCGATCACGTGGAACCAGACGCTGCCAGTGGGCGTGTGCGCCGGCCACAGCCATACCGCCAGCGGCGCCAGCACAATGGCCGCCGCGACCTGGCTGCCGGTGGCCACGGCCAGCGGCGGCACGCCGGTCAGGTGGCGCTTGGTATAGCTGCTGGCCAGGCCGTACAGCACGGTCGCGCCGAGCGCGGCGGCCACCGCCAGCCCGCCCTGTCCGGCATCCAGAGCCGACGAGCCGCCCACCAGCACGATCACGCCGACAAAGCCGATCGCCAGCCCCAGCACGCGCCACGACGACATCCGCTCGCCCAGCCAGACGAAGGCGACGATGGCGGCGAACAGCGGCGCGGCCGCGTTGAGCACGGAGGTGAAACCGGCGGTCAGCGTCAGTTCGGCGTAGGCGAACAGGCAGAAGGGAATGGCCGAGTTCAGTATGCCCACCGCCAGCAGGTGCGGCCACTGCGCCCGCAGTACGCCCAGGCCGCCGCGCATCGCCAGCACCGGCAGCAGGAACGCGGAGGCGATCGCCACGCGCAGCGCGATCAGCGCGACGGGGCCGAAGAGTGGCGCGGCCACGCGCATGAAGAGGAAGGAGCCGCCCCACAGGGCGGCCAGCGTCAGCAGTTCAATGACATCGGAACGGCGCATGGCGGGTCTCGTTATGGTTGTGTGAGCGGCGCTGATGGA
The sequence above is drawn from the Ralstonia solanacearum K60 genome and encodes:
- a CDS encoding DMT family transporter; the encoded protein is MRRSDVIELLTLAALWGGSFLFMRVAAPLFGPVALIALRVAIASAFLLPVLAMRGGLGVLRAQWPHLLAVGILNSAIPFCLFAYAELTLTAGFTSVLNAAAPLFAAIVAFVWLGERMSSWRVLGLAIGFVGVIVLVGGSSALDAGQGGLAVAAALGATVLYGLASSYTKRHLTGVPPLAVATGSQVAAAIVLAPLAVWLWPAHTPTGSVWFHVIGLGIACTGIAYILFFRLVAHVGPTRAVSVTFLIPVFGVLWGILFLDEPLTLNMVAGCAVILLGTSLSTGVLAPGKRANTSAGSGGASNKDSLLRPDR
- a CDS encoding HipA domain-containing protein, which encodes MLDVYLNKHLIGQLSCGRSGWAFRYDPRWQSASHGFDLTPTLQRTAGDIADTAKAQPVRNFFEYLLPEPAREAPKAAAAALDHLAVHAPNLDGPLTLVPSGHKPTNGHADGLTERDLVLQFKESVGRANPPIPLHVAEPVARYGASQEDEAIRLPFLSSNGLPVSMWLGRFAAPANTAQSSHFVRLDLGEDARLPYATINHCWATLLARSIGLETPFLGLRQFPETAAVVQRLDRTLRCKSDDTALIQARYVVSAVQLLGLSPKYRFLPITVEQVAECARLCADTATTTASLFRWMVFCLLIGGRNASAGTLHFHVGPDGIRLAAHDHLFCAAVYANEWDADALSSLDDERAPDVQARYDAIDQDALLALADHLGYDAAQARREVLRLISMLAPQSSFVATHLSQALGHSPTRAAEIDFLARIHRHVSETARRLGGKSAEV